The genomic window GATTTCTATGCTTCAATATTTATTGTGTTCTAAGTATTCTACTCATAATATTCAATTGTTTAGTCTTAAATGGCGCTGATAATGATAAATGGCAATTATTAGAGATTCAAATACCATTAACTGCAATTTTCCTTTTGATTTTATACATCATCCTCTTCAAAACCATAAAGAAAAAATTCATCGCCAGTCTCCCAATTGGATCAACCATTCTTTTTATTGACAAACCACTTGATTTAAATAAAGCTTTACAAAATTACAATACAGACGATACACATCTAATAAAATTAGTAAATAATCTTAAAAAAGATTCGAATGAACTACAAATTAACTGCTGGTTAAAAAATCCGGATCAACCAAAATATAAAACTATAATAGACACCGAAAAGTATTTTATTTTGATAGGACCGTCATCTTCAGCTAAAGAACGATTCTTGTATGAAAAATACAAGATTACTGTTATACAAAAAAACTTGAGCAATTCCGAAATTGTAGGCTCAGCAATTGAACTTAGAACGTTGTTATATCAAGACATGGTAATCATTTGACGCAGAAAACAATAAATAATTATACAAAAATCCCCTTCAAAAGTTTTTTGGAGCGCCCCATAAATGTTGGACATAAATCTAACATTTATGGGGTATTTTTCATGACTAAATATAGTTATCAATTCAAATTGAAAGTAGTTAAGGAATATCAAGAAGGAAGAACATCTTATTCTGATTTGTCAGAAAAGTATTCGATGGATAAGTCTATTATTCGGGGGTGGGTTCGCCATTTCAAAATGAACGTCCCCTCGGGTCTCAATGTGAGAAGGAGTTATTTCAACTATACACAGGATTTCAAATTGTCCGTGGTAGGCTATTATCAAACGCATGACGTTGGTGCACTATTGTCGCTGCTCATTTTAATATAACTAATAGTCAAGTTTTCAATTGGACATATAGATATAGAAAAGATGGTGTAGCTGGTCTTCGCACAAATGTCAGAGGAAGAAAGCCATGACTAAGAAAAGAAAAAAGTTATCTCCCACGAAGGAAGAAGCCTATAAACAAGAAATCATGGATTTAAAGAAGAAATAATACAATGCAGAAATGGATCATGAATTTTTAAAAACACTAAAGACCTTGAGGGAGAATGATCATCGAAACTCGAAATAGCCCGAGTAATCCATAAGATGAGTGATGATCTTCTTAAAAAGTAAGGTCTTTCAAGGTCTACGTACTATGAACGTTTGAAGCATGATACAAGGCCCGACAAGTATAAATCAATAAAAAAATTCATAACAAAAAAATTTGAATCATCACGACAAACGTATGATTATCGTAGGATGCATTTTGTGACCATTAAAGCTGGTTTTCCATATTGTGAGGAAACCATTGGTAAGTTGATGCGAGAGCTTGGTCTCACAAAACATACGTCAACTTACCATTCATACAAAGGTACAGTTGGACGAATAGCTCTTAATTTCCTTAATCAAGACTTCAGTGCAATCAAACCGTTTACTGTTCTACATACAGATGTCTCACAGGTTAAGTTAACAGATGGAAGTGGGGATATATCTCAAGTATTGAAGATGAAACCAGTGGTGAGATATTTCTACCTTATGTCAAGGGTAAACAGCTATTTGATAGTATTTATAGTGATCTATTATTATTATTTCAAGTACATTAATTTAATTTGGAGTGTGAACTGGACCCAATTCAGTATGCTATTTCTAAATTTGCGTACACCAAATAAACACAGCCATGTTTCTTTAAAAAAATGGCTATGATATGATGATTTTAGAAACTAGATTAGTGTCTTGCGAGTGAAGCAATCTCATAATCATAGGTTTCGTTTTTCATTACAAAATGATAGATCGTTCTTATAAGACGACCCATCGCAGCTACTGCAATCTTCTTAGTCCCATGCTGAGAAGGTTGCTTTTTCTTTTGGTAATAATCATTGATGTGATTGGATTGATATCGAGATGTTGAAACCATAGCCATTACTGCCTGGTAAAGTATTTTCCTTGCATAGGGATTACCGCGCTTACTGATCCTATCAGATGTTGTGTAATTACCAGACTCGTAATGTCTTAGGTCAATACCAACAAAAGCATTGATCTGGTTAGTTGTTTTGAATCTTCTGATATCGCCTAATTCGCCTATTTGTGAAACTGCGATAACGATGGAGATTCCAGGAATACTTCTTAGTACTTCTAGTTCTGGAAGTTTTTTAGCTAGTTTTTCCATTGATTTGATTATTTTGTTTTCCAATTGGCTTATCTCTAGCAATCTTGTCGCATGGTGTTTGACTTGTTCAATTACCAATGAATCTATTGATACAGATGAAACAGCCTTATTCGAAAGTTCTACTAATTTCTTTGCGATATTAGTGCACGTCCCAACTCCAACATTGTTGCCGGAAAACTCATGTATCATTTCTGTTAGTTGCTCAACGCTGTATACGTCCACCATAGAAGGAATAGGGAACGTCTTTACGATGTTCCAATACATTGGACCTGTGGGATTTGAAAACAGCTGAGTGATATCCGGAAAAGTAATTTGCAAGATACGATGAAGGCGATTCTTTTCTTGAACAAGATCGCTTACTTGTTCTTGATAGAATCGACTTTCATCTTTTAGTTCAGAGTAAATAGGATCTTGAAGACGTGTCTTCTCACGATTTAACAGGAACTGTGTCTCGGCCAAATGAAAAGCATCATTTTTGTCTGTTTTGTTCTTTCTAAGACCGTTCAGCTCAATACTTGCCTGCAATGGGTTTAACTGTGCATATGACAAGTGATGCGTCTGAAGGAAATAAGCTAATCTTCTAGAATAGACTCCTGTGGCTTCAAAAATAACTTCAGGTTCTACAAAACTATTTAGGGCTGATTCTAATCTTCCAAACCCGATAAGGTCATTGTTTATCTTAAATTCGCTGACTTTGTTTGAATCTACTAACACACAAATATTAGAAGTAGATTTACTGACATCGATTCCAAATACTGTTCTCATATTATTCTCTCTTCTTGTAATTGTTGAGATGAAATCAATCTTTACTATGACCATCGTATTTAATTTTCTATACATGACCTATTGGCCGACAGACTAAGAGTAGATTCTAATGATCTTAGTAAGATTGCCTGTTTGTCGTGCGGCATCAAGTGCCGATCTCACCAACGACATTCATCTCACATTCACTTTAACAAAAAAGTGAGTAAGCTGATTCTCCGTCGAGAATTAACTTACTCACCTAACTTAGTCTGTTTGTCCGTCGCTATTAGCAATAGTCCCACTAAGAAACTTATTCGTAATACTAATACATTGATAGGACTCAAGACTAAACTATCAGCATCAATGAATCCGATAATTGATTCAGATCAAGGATGGCAATACCAAATGAAAGAATTTAGACAACAGTTAAAAGAACTGGGTATGACACAAAGTATTTCTAGAAAAGAAAATTGTCACGATAACGCACCAATAGAAAGTCACTTTAGTTTTCTTAAGAGAGAATGTTTGAACAGATACAAGATTAAGAATATCAAGCAATTACGACATTTAGTTAATGATTATACAGATTGGTATAATAACGAGAGAATCTCACTAAACAAAAATGGCTTGACCCCTGTTGAATACAGAAATCAAGCCATAGCAGCTTAAGGAAAACACTAAATAAAATGTCTAACATTTTTAAGGCACTTCATTTTAATTTTGGAGAAATTTTTTATAAACACCAACAAGATAGATTTTTATATGTAAGTAGATTATAAAATTAATCCGAACTCTTAATTAAAAAACTCTTAGTAAGTGCCTTACAATGATTAGTGGGCAAACAAACTATGAATAAAGACTTCTACAATAATCATAGCTCCCCCACCACAATTTGAACATGGAATAATAATCTAATTATTAATAAATGGCTGTTCCCATAATGGAATTACCAGAAGAATTTCCATTTCTAAACCAACTATTTACACTAAACCTAGTCGTTCCCATGGCACAAGCTAATACTGATTATAAGAGACGCACTGTGTATAACTGTTTTCTATCTGATGAACACAGAATTTTTTTGCCAAGAGCTACTTGCAATTAACAAGGTCTTCAGAAGAAACAGCTCTGAGCTTGTCTGTTGCATAAAATCAATATATAGTTAAATCTACCAAGGTGTTATCGATTTTGATCCTGGGCTATTGCCAGATAAGGCCAATCGAAAAAAACATATCCGAAATTCGTGGAACATTCAAAGTTTTCCAAACTATTGTGATTAGGCCAAACAGTATCAATAACCATTATAGTTTTGGCCATCGGTATGAGAACACCGTCTTCAGCGTCAAGAGGACAATCTAAGAACTGTCTAGCAACCATTATTGAATGCAAGACTGTTCTTTTGGGTTATCATGATAAATAATCGTACAAAGGAATCAATCTCTAAGACTTTTTTAATTCACGCGTCTATTTTGACATTTGTATGTTCAATCACTGTTGATTACTGAAAAGAATTCTCTAGATAAAATGGATTTAACAAGCAGTACGGTTCCCAGTATACTTTTGTTATCCATACTCACCCTGAGAGAGGAAACAACAAATATTTCAATCAAGTTAGGTATTACGAAATACTGAAAGTAATTGAATTAAACAATAGAAGGCCGTTGAAAGTATTAAATTAGTACACTGCGTTGAGACTGAGACATTTAGTTAGTACTTTTCAAAGTGTTCGGATTAAACCTGCAGCCTGCCCCTATAAATAGAAATTCTCCATATCTAATGCTAATTCACAAAACTACATTACTAATTTTAAAAAGGAATAAACAACAAGGAATCAATTTAAGATAATCAGTATTAAAACCAATATCATGATGTAAATTAATACCTAATTTTATATTATCAACTTGATACATAACTAGAATAAATTTATTGGACATATATTCCAATGGAAGAGTGTTTGTATAACAAGTATTCTCCATGAACCTTAGTTTGAAAAACATGGATTCATCACCACTAAAAAAATACACTTCTAGAAAACAGTATGACTACAAAAGAACACAGAAAAATAATGACAATATTAATTATATAAAATA from Companilactobacillus sp. includes these protein-coding regions:
- a CDS encoding transposase — protein: MTKYSYQFKLKVVKEYQEGRTSYSDLSEKYSMDKSIIRGWVRHFKMNVPSGLNVRRSYFNYTQDFKLSVVGYYQTHDVGALLSLLILI
- a CDS encoding helix-turn-helix domain-containing protein; translation: MVAAHFNITNSQVFNWTYRYRKDGVAGLRTNVRGRKP
- a CDS encoding IS3 family transposase; protein product: MKHDTRPDKYKSIKKFITKKFESSRQTYDYRRMHFVTIKAGFPYCEETIGKLMRELGLTKHTSTYHSYKGTVGRIALNFLNQDFSAIKPFTVLHTDVSQVKLTDGSGDISQVLKMKPVVRYFYLMSRVNSYLIVFIVIYYYYFKYINLIWSVNWTQFSMLFLNLRTPNKHSHVSLKKWL
- a CDS encoding IS110 family transposase is translated as MRTVFGIDVSKSTSNICVLVDSNKVSEFKINNDLIGFGRLESALNSFVEPEVIFEATGVYSRRLAYFLQTHHLSYAQLNPLQASIELNGLRKNKTDKNDAFHLAETQFLLNREKTRLQDPIYSELKDESRFYQEQVSDLVQEKNRLHRILQITFPDITQLFSNPTGPMYWNIVKTFPIPSMVDVYSVEQLTEMIHEFSGNNVGVGTCTNIAKKLVELSNKAVSSVSIDSLVIEQVKHHATRLLEISQLENKIIKSMEKLAKKLPELEVLRSIPGISIVIAVSQIGELGDIRRFKTTNQINAFVGIDLRHYESGNYTTSDRISKRGNPYARKILYQAVMAMVSTSRYQSNHINDYYQKKKQPSQHGTKKIAVAAMGRLIRTIYHFVMKNETYDYEIASLARH
- a CDS encoding IS3 family transposase; its protein translation is MKEFRQQLKELGMTQSISRKENCHDNAPIESHFSFLKRECLNRYKIKNIKQLRHLVNDYTDWYNNERISLNKNGLTPVEYRNQAIAA